The following coding sequences lie in one Sporocytophaga myxococcoides DSM 11118 genomic window:
- a CDS encoding ATP-binding protein: MIHTIHNVSYMVFSLNAVEQDFVHYDSKKPTYHFTHTSTYIKKHQQLIEEIDLTIESLLNESLLNKNEPMKLQLKEVLREIEDYQRTFGYLVGTIEKRGTHIYGLEGELKKRKESLHKFRSFIGAEILESLMQNEKDYFISKDSLYVFNNEYLIGEAKRDVLQTKKIPRDIAEKVNLALDDYLKTFKDVVSVERSIGYSNEAGLLGRLIVHNQKIRQLMAGIEEETVVLNDSLKDDLKKMLFGVLSICILISLGLSFFFSSVLTKPIRTLTTELERVVKSNFTDGFSGIKFSDKDEVGILSRRFISMVTTIQDGMKEIKEYSNKIEKQNVALLKSELDFRSTFEQAAVGIAHIDFTGTVLRVNKKLCEILGFSADELLNLNTSRKFIRDTLEMNGEQYGKLLLNSMENITLEQQIKHRSGKMIWVYLTCSLKFDKYGIPEYQIWVVQDISERKQAESELLYKNQELDTFCYKVSHDLKGPVASLKGLCSTARMEIKDPVAVEYFSQIDLTLIRLNEIIYNLIELTKIKEGQIDLTLIDPDILIRNTLAVLRKTDYLQKIDISIDNYAVNELFSDSRYLNTIFLNLLENALKYSRKQKDSFIRVTIADHKKGVLITFEDNGIGIEREFQAKVFDMFFRATDYSKGSGLGLYLVKNAIEKLNGTIDLKSEAGKGTTFFVYLPNLRKKELKATAEMS; the protein is encoded by the coding sequence ATGATTCACACAATTCATAATGTTTCATACATGGTGTTTTCCTTGAATGCTGTTGAACAGGATTTTGTTCATTATGATTCAAAAAAGCCTACTTATCATTTTACTCATACAAGTACATATATAAAAAAGCATCAGCAACTGATTGAAGAAATAGACCTAACAATAGAAAGCCTTTTAAACGAATCTCTTCTGAATAAGAATGAACCAATGAAACTTCAATTGAAAGAAGTATTGCGTGAAATCGAAGATTACCAGAGAACATTCGGATACCTTGTTGGAACCATTGAAAAGAGGGGAACACATATTTACGGTCTGGAAGGAGAATTGAAGAAAAGAAAAGAGTCCTTACATAAGTTCAGATCATTCATTGGTGCAGAGATTCTTGAGAGCCTTATGCAAAATGAAAAAGATTATTTTATCTCTAAAGATTCTTTATATGTATTTAATAATGAATATCTGATTGGAGAAGCAAAAAGGGATGTATTGCAGACTAAAAAGATTCCAAGGGACATTGCCGAAAAGGTTAATCTGGCACTGGATGATTATCTCAAAACTTTTAAAGATGTAGTGTCAGTAGAACGTTCAATAGGATATAGCAATGAAGCTGGTTTATTGGGCAGGCTCATAGTTCATAATCAGAAAATAAGGCAGCTGATGGCTGGCATAGAGGAGGAAACTGTTGTGCTCAATGATAGCCTGAAAGATGACCTGAAGAAAATGTTGTTTGGAGTTTTATCTATTTGCATTTTAATTTCATTGGGCTTAAGTTTTTTCTTTTCGTCTGTGCTCACCAAGCCAATCAGGACATTAACGACAGAGCTTGAACGAGTTGTTAAAAGTAACTTTACTGATGGTTTTAGTGGTATTAAATTTTCAGATAAAGATGAAGTAGGTATCTTAAGCAGAAGATTTATTTCAATGGTAACAACCATACAGGATGGTATGAAGGAGATTAAAGAATATTCCAATAAAATAGAAAAACAAAATGTCGCTCTTCTTAAAAGTGAACTCGATTTTAGATCTACATTTGAGCAAGCAGCTGTCGGCATCGCGCATATAGATTTTACCGGTACGGTATTGAGGGTAAATAAAAAACTGTGTGAAATATTGGGCTTTAGTGCTGATGAACTACTCAATCTGAATACCTCCAGAAAATTCATAAGAGATACCTTAGAAATGAATGGAGAACAGTATGGCAAACTATTACTGAATAGCATGGAAAACATAACCCTTGAGCAGCAGATAAAACATCGTTCTGGTAAGATGATATGGGTGTACTTAACCTGTTCATTGAAGTTTGATAAATATGGAATACCAGAATATCAGATTTGGGTAGTTCAGGATATCTCAGAAAGAAAGCAGGCAGAGTCAGAATTATTATATAAAAATCAGGAATTGGACACTTTCTGTTATAAAGTTTCGCATGATCTCAAAGGCCCTGTAGCTTCCCTTAAAGGCTTATGTTCTACTGCCAGAATGGAGATAAAGGATCCTGTTGCGGTTGAATATTTTTCACAGATAGATTTAACTTTAATCAGACTCAATGAAATTATATATAATCTTATAGAGCTTACTAAAATAAAAGAAGGACAGATAGACCTTACACTTATTGATCCTGACATTCTGATTAGAAATACATTGGCGGTGCTTCGGAAAACTGATTATTTGCAGAAGATAGATATTTCCATTGATAACTATGCGGTTAATGAATTATTCAGTGATAGCAGATACCTTAATACTATATTTCTAAATCTTCTTGAAAATGCTTTAAAATATTCCAGAAAGCAAAAAGATTCATTTATAAGGGTTACAATCGCGGATCATAAAAAAGGTGTATTAATTACTTTTGAAGATAATGGAATTGGTATAGAAAGGGAATTTCAGGCAAAGGTATTTGACATGTTTTTCAGAGCCACAGATTATTCAAAGGGGAGTGGCCTTGGGCTTTACCTTGTCAAAAATGCCATTGAAAAACTTAACGGTACTATCGATCTAAAAAGTGAAGCAGGTAAAGGAACTACTTTTTTTGTTTATTTGCCTAACCTTAGAAAGAAGGAGTTAAAGGCTACGGCAGAAATGAGTTGA
- a CDS encoding alpha/beta hydrolase family protein, with amino-acid sequence MNIIKILLFILFTSTTICGQTINSSVPKKIDKTGRYIFYLHGRIIEEQGINAAHPTFGEYRYLDILDSLKTHNFNVISEARQKNTDDILYAEKVFKQIDTLINAGVDPDKIFVFGASKGAYITLWISSKALNKNLNFIVMGACSDETINKLSGHKICGNFLSIFEASDNFAASCVSLLKEQKCISDFQEIRLTLNNKHGFLYKPYSEWMTPLINWTNKID; translated from the coding sequence ATGAACATTATTAAAATATTACTTTTTATTCTTTTCACTTCTACCACTATATGCGGACAAACAATCAACTCCTCTGTTCCAAAGAAAATTGATAAGACCGGAAGATATATCTTTTATCTTCATGGAAGAATCATTGAAGAACAAGGTATCAATGCAGCTCACCCTACATTTGGAGAATATAGATATTTAGATATTCTCGATTCACTAAAAACACACAACTTCAATGTAATTAGTGAAGCAAGGCAAAAAAATACCGATGATATTTTATACGCAGAAAAAGTCTTTAAACAAATAGATACTCTTATAAATGCAGGAGTTGATCCAGATAAGATCTTTGTTTTCGGAGCATCTAAAGGTGCATATATAACACTCTGGATTTCTTCGAAAGCTTTAAATAAAAACCTCAATTTTATTGTTATGGGAGCCTGCTCTGACGAAACTATTAATAAACTAAGTGGTCATAAAATCTGTGGAAATTTTTTATCCATATTCGAAGCTTCTGATAATTTTGCTGCGTCTTGTGTTTCTTTATTGAAGGAGCAGAAATGCATATCAGATTTTCAAGAGATAAGATTAACTCTGAATAACAAACATGGATTTTTATATAAACCATATAGTGAATGGATGACACCATTGATTAATTGGACCAACAAAATTGATTAA
- a CDS encoding T9SS-dependent choice-of-anchor J family protein produces the protein MRFFCVLLFFVLLLSKTFAQRECITNSYPQNSRPLPTPDQVEHFLRTIKKRNAKISDTFVYEIPIVVHVVHNSQNNFIGGFNNTNISDEQIHSQITVLNEDFRKMPGTHGFNTNPVGADTRIQFCLAQYDPDGRSTKGIVRVYNKKLSFDYQMDDVELKKLSYWPSDQYLNIWVTNIAGKILGYAQSPGGAGIPGAPFNDGFEFTDGVVIDYKAFGTTGSAAKPYNLGRTATHEVGHWLGLIHIWGDSYCGDDFIADTPTQEWHADSTETLCDVRYTECSGVRVPKMYENYLDYTVDKCMNIFTQGQKERMRTFLEVSPRRKKLLESGGCCSKPLHQYTQNLTFESDRMLSEGWSIYNPDASDTWDLAFPGAFEKSNRCISISNKNSYHLNPKSYDVLISPNLDFSDNDHPNLYFDIAGAANNSNETDSLVIEFSLGCIDKKYLLKTIYGGDLNTARKTNDNFYPEPGDWSSVNIPLEAVANQKGAKLYITSYGTAGNSVYLDNIKIYRASPSLIINTYPNPATDLVSIDILMDGENNVRFDLYNTLGQNILSFNQFEKSSFSQDINLSDLKNGIYILTVSADNQIVAKKILVSK, from the coding sequence ATGAGATTTTTTTGTGTCTTATTATTTTTTGTTCTTCTTCTTTCAAAAACATTTGCACAAAGAGAATGCATAACGAATTCATATCCCCAAAATTCGAGGCCATTACCAACCCCTGATCAGGTTGAACATTTCTTAAGAACTATCAAAAAGAGAAATGCAAAAATATCGGATACGTTCGTTTATGAAATTCCCATAGTCGTTCATGTTGTTCATAATTCCCAAAATAATTTCATTGGAGGGTTTAATAACACAAATATTTCTGATGAACAAATTCATTCTCAAATTACAGTTTTAAACGAAGATTTCAGGAAGATGCCAGGCACTCATGGCTTTAATACAAATCCCGTTGGAGCAGACACCCGCATCCAGTTTTGTCTGGCGCAATATGATCCTGATGGTAGATCTACTAAAGGTATTGTCAGAGTATATAATAAAAAGTTATCCTTTGATTACCAGATGGATGATGTTGAGTTAAAAAAACTTTCTTATTGGCCAAGCGATCAATATCTTAATATCTGGGTGACCAACATTGCTGGCAAAATTTTAGGATATGCTCAATCACCTGGAGGGGCAGGTATTCCTGGAGCACCATTCAATGATGGCTTTGAGTTTACTGATGGAGTAGTAATTGATTACAAAGCATTCGGAACAACGGGATCAGCTGCTAAACCATACAATTTGGGTCGGACGGCTACTCATGAAGTAGGTCATTGGTTGGGTCTTATTCATATCTGGGGAGACAGTTATTGCGGAGACGATTTTATTGCAGACACACCAACTCAGGAATGGCATGCTGATTCAACCGAAACACTTTGTGATGTTAGATATACAGAATGTTCCGGAGTGCGAGTTCCAAAGATGTATGAGAATTACCTTGATTATACAGTAGATAAATGCATGAACATATTTACTCAGGGACAAAAGGAAAGAATGCGTACTTTTTTAGAAGTGAGTCCCCGTAGAAAGAAATTGTTAGAAAGTGGAGGTTGTTGTTCAAAGCCCCTTCATCAATATACTCAAAACTTAACTTTTGAATCAGACAGAATGCTGTCAGAAGGATGGTCAATTTATAATCCGGATGCTTCTGATACCTGGGACTTGGCTTTTCCTGGAGCGTTTGAAAAAAGTAATCGCTGTATTTCAATTTCAAACAAAAATTCCTATCATTTGAATCCTAAATCTTATGATGTACTTATATCCCCAAATCTGGATTTTAGTGATAATGATCATCCAAATTTATACTTTGATATTGCGGGAGCAGCTAATAATTCTAATGAAACAGATAGTCTGGTTATTGAGTTTTCTCTTGGCTGTATAGATAAGAAATATTTGTTAAAAACGATTTATGGTGGAGATTTAAATACTGCAAGAAAAACAAATGATAACTTCTATCCGGAGCCTGGAGATTGGAGCTCAGTGAATATACCTTTAGAAGCGGTTGCCAATCAGAAAGGTGCTAAATTATATATAACAAGTTATGGTACTGCAGGTAATTCTGTTTATTTGGATAATATTAAAATCTATAGGGCTTCACCTTCTCTTATTATAAATACATATCCGAATCCTGCCACTGATCTGGTTTCTATTGATATTCTAATGGATGGAGAAAATAATGTTCGCTTTGACCTCTATAATACTCTGGGACAAAATATTCTTTCCTTTAATCAATTTGAAAAAAGCAGCTTTAGCCAGGATATAAACCTTTCAGATCTGAAGAATGGAATTTATATTCTAACTGTCAGTGCCGATAATCAGATTGTTGCAAAAAAGATCTTAGTTAGTAAATAG
- a CDS encoding polysaccharide deacetylase family protein yields MRVMLFFCLTLFTANLCAQNKYICITVDDLPTVTYGQNNDKIITDKLIQSFIKFKIPAIGYVNEAKLYTDGKIDSSKIDLLRMWLESGNDLGNHTYSHLDFNTVEDSVYFNDILNGGIITGRLMNEYGKELRYFRHPFLHTGMNESRNTSLENFLKQHHYTSAPVTIDNDDYLFARFYNQAFLQKDDSLMIKIGNCYVDYMEKKLIYFEQKSNEVFGKAIAQTLLIHASLLNADFMDELAIMYQKHNYKFISQKKVLRDKAYKSPDNYFTKRGISWIYRWGFTKGMNESMTTGDITTPEYIINMSNEY; encoded by the coding sequence ATGAGAGTAATGTTATTTTTTTGTCTGACTTTATTCACCGCCAATTTGTGTGCGCAAAACAAATACATTTGTATCACTGTAGATGATTTACCAACCGTAACTTATGGTCAAAATAATGACAAAATAATAACTGATAAATTAATCCAATCCTTTATAAAGTTTAAAATACCAGCAATAGGTTATGTTAATGAAGCTAAACTTTACACAGATGGTAAAATAGATTCATCAAAAATTGATTTATTAAGAATGTGGTTAGAAAGTGGTAACGATTTAGGAAACCACACTTACTCTCATCTTGACTTCAATACAGTTGAAGATTCCGTATATTTCAATGATATTTTAAATGGAGGAATAATAACAGGTAGGTTAATGAATGAGTATGGAAAAGAATTAAGGTACTTCAGACATCCGTTTTTGCATACAGGCATGAATGAATCAAGAAATACTTCATTAGAAAATTTCCTCAAACAACACCATTATACCTCTGCTCCTGTAACAATTGACAATGATGATTATCTATTCGCAAGGTTTTACAATCAAGCATTTCTTCAAAAGGATGATAGTTTAATGATCAAAATAGGAAATTGCTATGTTGACTATATGGAGAAAAAACTTATTTACTTTGAACAAAAGTCAAACGAAGTTTTTGGCAAGGCTATTGCTCAGACCTTGTTAATCCATGCTAGTCTTTTAAATGCAGATTTCATGGATGAGTTAGCAATCATGTATCAAAAACACAATTATAAATTCATCTCACAAAAAAAAGTATTACGTGACAAAGCTTACAAAAGCCCTGATAATTATTTTACAAAAAGGGGAATTTCCTGGATCTATAGATGGGGATTCACTAAAGGAATGAATGAAAGTATGACAACCGGAGATATTACCACTCCGGAATATATCATCAATATGTCAAATGAGTATTAA
- a CDS encoding DUF1343 domain-containing protein, with the protein MVRIIFPSCVLFILIFILSAINLKRDTTMASGENFIIAGADQVELYLPSLKGKRVGMMVNQTSIIGNKSIVDSLLSLNIAIKTIFGPEHGFRSNASNGAAIKDEIDEKTGIPIISLYGKKRKPSKQDMDSIDVMIFDIQDVGCRFYTNINKLFDVMEACAENQKELIILDRPNPNGYVDGPVLDMKLKSGIGKFPIPITHGLTLGEFAQMVNGEKWLPNNLHCNLRIIKVKNYNHDLYYKLPVKPSPNLNTQQSVMLYPSLCLFEGTVISQGRGTQMPFTVLGSPDLKGMYTYSFTPKSIAGMSETPLYKDQICYGLDLQSFDTKKLHQTGKINLKWLIEFYNKYPSKEYFFDTSKSNQIGDFDKLAGTTDLKKQIINGVSEKEIRDSWEPQLSKYKEMRKKYLLYP; encoded by the coding sequence ATGGTACGAATTATATTTCCTTCTTGTGTGCTGTTTATATTAATTTTCATTCTGAGCGCAATAAATCTTAAAAGAGATACTACAATGGCTTCAGGTGAAAATTTCATAATAGCGGGAGCTGACCAGGTTGAGCTTTACCTTCCTTCCCTGAAAGGGAAAAGGGTTGGAATGATGGTTAATCAAACATCCATTATTGGCAATAAATCAATTGTTGATAGCTTACTTTCCTTAAACATCGCAATTAAAACCATATTCGGCCCGGAACATGGTTTCCGATCTAATGCCAGCAATGGTGCTGCAATAAAGGATGAAATAGACGAAAAAACTGGCATACCCATTATTTCCTTATATGGCAAAAAAAGAAAACCATCAAAACAGGACATGGATTCCATTGATGTCATGATTTTTGATATACAGGATGTTGGTTGTCGCTTTTATACAAATATTAATAAGCTTTTTGATGTGATGGAGGCATGTGCAGAAAATCAAAAAGAGTTAATAATATTGGATCGCCCAAATCCTAATGGCTATGTAGATGGTCCTGTATTAGATATGAAGCTTAAATCAGGCATAGGAAAATTCCCAATACCAATTACACATGGACTAACCCTTGGAGAATTTGCGCAAATGGTGAATGGTGAAAAATGGCTTCCCAATAATCTGCATTGTAACCTCAGAATCATTAAAGTCAAAAATTATAATCACGATTTGTATTATAAATTACCTGTAAAACCCTCTCCCAATCTTAACACGCAACAGTCTGTTATGCTTTATCCGTCACTATGTTTGTTTGAAGGCACAGTCATCAGCCAAGGCAGAGGTACTCAAATGCCCTTTACCGTATTAGGAAGTCCGGATCTCAAAGGCATGTATACATATTCATTTACGCCAAAAAGTATTGCAGGAATGAGTGAAACGCCTCTATACAAAGACCAAATATGTTATGGTTTGGATTTGCAAAGCTTTGACACAAAGAAATTACACCAAACAGGAAAGATTAATTTAAAGTGGCTTATTGAGTTTTATAATAAATATCCATCTAAGGAGTATTTTTTTGATACTTCTAAAAGCAATCAAATTGGTGATTTTGACAAGTTAGCAGGAACGACAGATCTCAAAAAGCAAATTATAAATGGTGTGTCTGAGAAAGAAATACGAGACAGCTGGGAACCTCAATTATCAAAATATAAAGAGATGAGAAAGAAATATTTACTCTATCCCTGA
- a CDS encoding helix-turn-helix domain-containing protein: MNSITERILAILENKELTPSSFADTIGIQRSSMSHILSGRNKPSLDVIHKILITFPDILSDWLLTGKGPMKQLNLFGEPQKTDPEEEKKQIRKELEKKEEILAKAEVSAEIVSGLLFSENTSPAQTESFYTPESEPSVDAFFNSIFENANFFKEQHDEILEEKSDADIEDIFTRTEAKEKEYPESLLISDSEISPEAKLTEELSISPESEAISEVEAIENPGEIIEEIENIKDLEGIEVVNELTAIQEIELPIFPPQEPEKEVEALSVEAKNPESEEIQPELENIEQTINQPITEAKEIVMITETMREVENSANSNLTVNAQDAAFQPVAEKKPVQKPKKVQKIVIFYDDGTFSAHSPE, encoded by the coding sequence ATGAATTCAATAACAGAAAGAATACTGGCAATACTGGAAAACAAAGAATTGACACCTTCGTCCTTCGCAGATACTATAGGTATCCAAAGGTCAAGTATGTCACATATTCTATCTGGTAGAAATAAACCCAGTCTGGATGTAATTCATAAAATTCTTATTACATTTCCTGACATACTATCAGATTGGCTCCTAACTGGAAAAGGTCCTATGAAACAGCTCAACTTATTTGGAGAACCACAGAAAACAGACCCGGAAGAAGAGAAGAAACAAATACGCAAAGAATTAGAAAAGAAAGAAGAAATTCTGGCAAAGGCAGAAGTATCTGCAGAAATCGTTTCCGGCTTGCTATTTTCTGAAAACACCTCTCCTGCTCAAACCGAATCTTTTTATACTCCTGAATCAGAACCTTCTGTGGATGCCTTTTTCAATAGTATATTCGAAAATGCCAATTTTTTTAAAGAACAGCATGACGAAATTCTAGAGGAAAAATCCGATGCTGACATTGAAGATATATTTACCAGAACCGAAGCGAAGGAAAAGGAATATCCTGAATCACTATTAATTTCTGATTCAGAAATTTCCCCCGAAGCAAAACTAACAGAAGAACTTTCCATATCTCCTGAAAGTGAAGCCATCTCAGAGGTAGAAGCAATTGAGAACCCGGGAGAGATAATAGAAGAAATTGAGAATATAAAAGATTTAGAGGGCATAGAGGTAGTAAATGAATTAACTGCAATTCAGGAAATTGAATTGCCAATATTCCCTCCTCAAGAACCTGAAAAAGAAGTAGAAGCCCTATCGGTAGAAGCAAAAAATCCGGAAAGCGAAGAAATTCAGCCGGAACTAGAGAATATAGAACAAACAATTAATCAACCTATTACAGAAGCCAAAGAGATTGTTATGATCACAGAGACGATGAGAGAAGTGGAAAACTCAGCAAATTCAAATCTGACTGTTAATGCTCAGGATGCAGCATTTCAACCTGTCGCAGAGAAAAAACCGGTTCAAAAACCTAAAAAAGTGCAAAAAATCGTCATATTTTACGATGACGGAACATTTTCTGCTCACTCTCCAGAGTAA
- a CDS encoding PKD domain-containing protein: MRNKIYLPALIFLLFTLNKIIAQPILVTTVPPESYSYFKALNKLYFFDKDSLWTSDGTSGGTTFLKDLGQRGVSFSEFSSSTVAYELSSSFVFVTKKASVMSLWRSNGTATGTVSIANYNFIKPLGVLNNEFYYGALTGTISRLYKIGNTGSPVLLKTINLEPFSKRDSIFQREFDDHEVLGNSLFFRVEPSGTSTTAELWKTNGTAAGTVKVKDIPGVSEFPNFTNVNGTLFFAENSFPVKLWKSNGTNGNTVIVKSFSEEFNFISSFAAYKGKLIFNQNSLLFSNSYLYVSDGTENGTNIIKVLPRGGEGTAVLQAGIINDQLAFFNTSIEEPAVLFRSDATPSGTILVKELAVPGLGEVENLSDYLFFSSPLELFGAFQLGQSDLTTPNTLPVKVLFPGTDFPTSQSLVNLNNVLYFTTIENGIKKLWKYNPNVPNPLTAYFTVVNALTDQDRALLRENDTIVKYQQETINIRYNPLSNPGSVKFILNGSTFRVENEAPFALAGDNNGNYNAWLPSNQGYYTIVAQEFSGNNGTGTLLRSTTINFFVQVINFGQSPVANAGIDKNITLPTTSTTFTGSASSPGGSIIGTLWTYINGPAQSLGIDNPVIANPTSLTTNVTGFVAPGQYLFRLSATNNFGITAYDDIYVNVNGQSVYGFRIVRGGTEGDGFLISDGDIVNLALYEATNLNFQALTSPESIGSVRFNYDGTNRTENQPPYAFYGDINGVYNGGPITNGNHTLSAIPYTGNNATGTAGLSKTISFTVINGASSLRAGTTTSAHTATCYPNPSSGNMNITVSVVEDNYSTIEIYDGRGNFVEKLFEGSVNNDSELNFIWNSHNKTGLYLLKIKMGDKESIEKLIVY; the protein is encoded by the coding sequence ATGAGAAACAAAATATATCTACCAGCACTTATTTTTTTACTTTTCACATTAAATAAAATCATTGCTCAACCTATACTTGTAACAACTGTACCACCTGAGAGCTACAGCTATTTCAAGGCATTGAACAAACTTTATTTTTTTGATAAAGATAGTTTATGGACCTCAGATGGAACGTCTGGTGGTACTACATTTCTTAAAGATCTTGGTCAAAGAGGAGTATCCTTTTCGGAATTTTCCTCTTCAACTGTAGCCTATGAATTGAGTAGCTCCTTTGTATTTGTAACAAAAAAAGCCTCTGTGATGAGCCTTTGGAGGAGCAATGGCACTGCAACAGGAACTGTTTCTATTGCCAATTACAATTTCATAAAGCCATTAGGTGTGCTCAATAATGAGTTCTATTATGGTGCACTTACCGGTACGATCTCCAGATTATATAAGATAGGAAATACCGGTTCCCCTGTTCTTCTAAAGACAATAAATCTAGAACCATTTTCAAAACGAGATTCGATTTTTCAAAGAGAATTTGATGATCATGAAGTTTTAGGCAATTCATTGTTTTTCCGAGTTGAACCTTCAGGCACTTCAACGACCGCAGAGCTATGGAAAACCAACGGTACAGCTGCAGGAACTGTAAAAGTAAAAGATATTCCCGGAGTTAGTGAATTTCCAAACTTCACTAACGTTAATGGAACCCTCTTTTTTGCTGAAAATAGCTTTCCTGTTAAGCTTTGGAAAAGCAATGGCACTAATGGAAACACTGTCATTGTAAAAAGCTTTTCAGAAGAGTTTAATTTCATATCTTCTTTTGCCGCATATAAAGGAAAACTTATTTTTAATCAGAACTCATTACTTTTTTCAAACTCATATCTTTATGTGTCAGATGGAACTGAAAACGGTACTAATATTATTAAAGTACTTCCTAGAGGAGGCGAAGGAACAGCTGTATTGCAAGCCGGCATAATAAATGATCAACTTGCTTTTTTTAATACCTCGATAGAAGAGCCAGCGGTTTTATTCAGATCAGATGCTACTCCTTCAGGTACTATCCTTGTCAAAGAGCTTGCTGTTCCTGGTCTTGGAGAGGTTGAAAATTTATCAGATTACCTCTTTTTTTCAAGTCCTCTTGAACTATTCGGAGCATTTCAGCTAGGTCAATCTGATCTTACTACTCCAAACACCCTTCCAGTGAAAGTTCTTTTTCCCGGCACAGATTTTCCAACTTCTCAAAGTCTGGTAAATTTGAATAATGTCCTCTATTTTACAACTATCGAAAATGGTATTAAGAAACTTTGGAAATATAATCCCAATGTGCCTAATCCCTTAACAGCTTATTTTACGGTTGTTAATGCTCTGACTGATCAGGATAGAGCTCTTTTGAGAGAGAACGACACGATTGTCAAATACCAGCAGGAAACCATCAACATCCGTTATAATCCACTATCAAACCCTGGTAGTGTGAAGTTTATTCTCAATGGGTCTACTTTCAGGGTTGAAAATGAAGCACCATTTGCTTTGGCAGGTGATAATAATGGAAACTACAATGCTTGGCTTCCTTCAAACCAGGGATACTATACAATTGTAGCTCAGGAATTTTCCGGAAACAATGGAACAGGTACATTGCTGAGATCTACAACAATAAATTTCTTTGTGCAGGTTATAAACTTTGGACAATCACCTGTTGCAAATGCCGGGATAGATAAAAATATAACCTTGCCAACAACATCTACAACCTTTACAGGAAGCGCATCTTCACCTGGAGGAAGTATAATTGGAACACTTTGGACTTATATTAACGGTCCAGCTCAAAGTTTAGGCATTGATAATCCCGTAATTGCAAATCCAACATCTTTGACAACCAATGTGACTGGATTTGTTGCACCTGGACAATATCTTTTCAGGCTCTCTGCAACCAATAATTTTGGCATCACTGCATACGATGATATCTATGTCAACGTAAATGGTCAATCAGTATATGGTTTCAGAATTGTAAGAGGAGGAACAGAAGGTGATGGATTTTTAATCTCGGATGGAGATATAGTTAATCTGGCTTTATACGAAGCTACCAATCTTAACTTTCAAGCTCTTACAAGTCCTGAATCAATAGGTAGTGTCAGATTCAATTATGATGGCACTAACCGAACTGAAAATCAACCTCCTTATGCATTTTATGGTGATATCAATGGAGTATATAATGGAGGCCCAATTACAAACGGCAATCATACTTTGTCTGCAATTCCTTATACTGGGAATAATGCAACGGGCACAGCCGGTCTATCCAAAACAATTTCATTTACTGTAATTAATGGAGCTTCTTCATTAAGAGCTGGAACAACTACATCTGCGCACACTGCAACTTGTTATCCTAATCCATCATCAGGAAATATGAATATAACTGTCTCCGTTGTTGAAGATAATTATAGCACCATAGAGATTTATGACGGTCGTGGAAATTTTGTTGAAAAGCTCTTTGAAGGAAGCGTTAACAATGATTCTGAACTTAACTTTATATGGAATTCACATAATAAAACGGGACTTTATCTATTAAAGATAAAGATGGGAGATAAAGAATCTATTGAAAAACTGATTGTATATTAA